The Callospermophilus lateralis isolate mCalLat2 chromosome 3, mCalLat2.hap1, whole genome shotgun sequence genome has a segment encoding these proteins:
- the Anp32a gene encoding acidic leucine-rich nuclear phosphoprotein 32 family member A isoform X1, with amino-acid sequence MDMDKRIHLELRNRTPSDVKELVLDNCRSNEGKIEGLTDKFEELEFLSTINVGLTSVANLPKLNKLKKLELSDNRISGGLEVLAERCPNLTHLNLSGNKIKDLSTIEPLKNLENLKSLDLFNCEVTNLNDYRENVFKLLPQLTYLDGYDQDDKEASDSDAEGYVEGLDDDEEDEDEEEYDEDAQIVEDEEDEYEEEEGEEEDVSGEEEEDEEGYNDGEVDDEEDEEELGEEERGQKRKREPEDEGEDDD; translated from the exons GTGAAAGAACTTGTCCTGGACAACTGTCGGTCGAATGAAGGCAAAATTGAAGGCCTCACAGACAAATTCGAAGAACTGGAATTCCTAAGTACAATCAACGTAGGCCTCACCTCAGTCGCCAACTTACCAAAGTTAAACAAACTTAAGAAG CTCGAACTAAGCGATAACAGAATCTCAGGGGGCCTGGAAGTATTGGCAGAAAGGTGTCCGAACCTTACGCATCTAAATTTAAGTGGCAACAAAATTAAAGACCTCAGCACAATAGAGCcactg AAGAACTTAGAGAACCTCAAGAGCTTAGACCTTTTCAATTGTGAGGTAACCAATCTGAACGACTACCGAGAAAACGTGTTCAAGCTCCTCCCACAGCTCACGTATCTTGATGGCTATGACCAGGACGACAAGGAGGCCTCCGACTCCGATGCTGAGGGCTATGTGGAGGGTCTGGACGATGACGAGGAGGATGAGGATG AGGAGGAGTATGATGAAGATGCTCAGATAGTGGAAGATGAGGAAGACGAATATgaagaggaggaaggggaagaggaggaTGTGAGTGGAGAGGAGGAG GAGGATGAAGAAGGTTATAACGACGGAGAAGTCGACGATGAGGAAGATGAGGAAGAACTTGGCG AAGAAGAAAGGGGTCAGAAGCGAAAACGAGAACCTGAAGATGAGGGAGAAGACGATGACTAA
- the Anp32a gene encoding acidic leucine-rich nuclear phosphoprotein 32 family member A isoform X2 — translation MNRGSQKYGEVKELVLDNCRSNEGKIEGLTDKFEELEFLSTINVGLTSVANLPKLNKLKKLELSDNRISGGLEVLAERCPNLTHLNLSGNKIKDLSTIEPLKNLENLKSLDLFNCEVTNLNDYRENVFKLLPQLTYLDGYDQDDKEASDSDAEGYVEGLDDDEEDEDEEEYDEDAQIVEDEEDEYEEEEGEEEDVSGEEEEDEEGYNDGEVDDEEDEEELGEEERGQKRKREPEDEGEDDD, via the exons ATGAACAGAGGGTCGCAGAAATACGGAGAG GTGAAAGAACTTGTCCTGGACAACTGTCGGTCGAATGAAGGCAAAATTGAAGGCCTCACAGACAAATTCGAAGAACTGGAATTCCTAAGTACAATCAACGTAGGCCTCACCTCAGTCGCCAACTTACCAAAGTTAAACAAACTTAAGAAG CTCGAACTAAGCGATAACAGAATCTCAGGGGGCCTGGAAGTATTGGCAGAAAGGTGTCCGAACCTTACGCATCTAAATTTAAGTGGCAACAAAATTAAAGACCTCAGCACAATAGAGCcactg AAGAACTTAGAGAACCTCAAGAGCTTAGACCTTTTCAATTGTGAGGTAACCAATCTGAACGACTACCGAGAAAACGTGTTCAAGCTCCTCCCACAGCTCACGTATCTTGATGGCTATGACCAGGACGACAAGGAGGCCTCCGACTCCGATGCTGAGGGCTATGTGGAGGGTCTGGACGATGACGAGGAGGATGAGGATG AGGAGGAGTATGATGAAGATGCTCAGATAGTGGAAGATGAGGAAGACGAATATgaagaggaggaaggggaagaggaggaTGTGAGTGGAGAGGAGGAG GAGGATGAAGAAGGTTATAACGACGGAGAAGTCGACGATGAGGAAGATGAGGAAGAACTTGGCG AAGAAGAAAGGGGTCAGAAGCGAAAACGAGAACCTGAAGATGAGGGAGAAGACGATGACTAA
- the Anp32a gene encoding acidic leucine-rich nuclear phosphoprotein 32 family member A isoform X3, protein MDMDKRIHLELRNRTPSDVKELVLDNCRSNEGKIEGLTDKFEELEFLSTINVGLTSVANLPKLNKLKKLELSDNRISGGLEVLAERCPNLTHLNLSGNKIKDLSTIEPLKNLENLKSLDLFNCEVTNLNDYRENVFKLLPQLTYLDGYDQDDKEASDSDAEGYVEGLDDDEEDEDGG, encoded by the exons GTGAAAGAACTTGTCCTGGACAACTGTCGGTCGAATGAAGGCAAAATTGAAGGCCTCACAGACAAATTCGAAGAACTGGAATTCCTAAGTACAATCAACGTAGGCCTCACCTCAGTCGCCAACTTACCAAAGTTAAACAAACTTAAGAAG CTCGAACTAAGCGATAACAGAATCTCAGGGGGCCTGGAAGTATTGGCAGAAAGGTGTCCGAACCTTACGCATCTAAATTTAAGTGGCAACAAAATTAAAGACCTCAGCACAATAGAGCcactg AAGAACTTAGAGAACCTCAAGAGCTTAGACCTTTTCAATTGTGAGGTAACCAATCTGAACGACTACCGAGAAAACGTGTTCAAGCTCCTCCCACAGCTCACGTATCTTGATGGCTATGACCAGGACGACAAGGAGGCCTCCGACTCCGATGCTGAGGGCTATGTGGAGGGTCTGGACGATGACGAGGAGGATGAGGATG GAGGATGA